Part of the Primulina huaijiensis isolate GDHJ02 chromosome 15, ASM1229523v2, whole genome shotgun sequence genome is shown below.
ATCGAgttaataataaacaaaaaatataactctttaatttttttttgtaaattagtTATTAAATGTcttcttaataaaaataaaaaggaaaaaattatgagtaatttaaataaaatatatataatacctCGATCTCCAAGTTAATAGGAGTCCAAAAAAAAACGATTAACCAAGGAAAGAAAaaacattatattatttatataattaaaaaacacTAAAACAAatcgattttaaaaatataatatattctcATTCTTTCCAAGAATAAGGAGCACGCTCAACCACAAGATAGTCTTGTCTGATATCTTTCACCACCCGAATTTCATCATCCATGTAATAAGATTCGAACCTgtccaaaataacatcacttcATTCGGAAACAAATTACAAGTAAACCATCGTAATCTTTTGTTTAACTAAACTAATGTCCGTCGATGTCTTATGACTCATTTGAGATTTCAAGTTTGATACGAGGTACGAGATTCGAGACTCAACTTAGACAAACTtctctttcaaattttatttaaaaaaaaaacaactttttCCCTTAAAAAATCCCTTACAAATAAAGGTCATGCCTTTTACAtggaataaatcaatatttatatttcatatataatatCCCTCAAAATTATCATATCGCAAAATGCCATAAATTCATTCATCTCTCAAATCTGAATTCGACAAAAGACCAAAAGAAGAATGTTCACTTGCCAGCCTTGACCAAAAGGTGGCAGGGGAAATTCCCAACCTTTGCCCCGAAGTACGGCGCTTGTaaacctataaaaaaaattataaattacctcAAATATTTagcttttaattaaaataaaaaatgaaattttatttatattaataaaagatATATACACGttgtatgtgttattattatttttatttttattaaataatattaaataattaatataaaattattttcaatttaaaagaatagttcgattttttaaaaaaaatttgatgtatTAAAATTGACCACGTgatattatttttctataaaaCTCTATCGTCTactcaataaattattttaaataaaacaaaaacttttttaaattattgtgaAATAATTTTGTCAGACGAATTTACAATCcaatcaaatccataaaaaaattgaatttatgtttatgagacaCCAAGAAGAAAAAGCTTTGGTGGATTCACTTACTGGAAGTTTACTCTCTGAGGAGATGCAATCTGAATATCGGACCTTACGAAAAACACTCCGTCTGGTGGGAAAGTGATGACATTGTTCAAGCTTTTCCCCGCCGTATCAATTACCTGCAAGACGTCGCCGGCGGCGGTGCCGAAGACCCGCGCATTCTTTATGATGAAGAGCTGCTCCTTCTCGGTGGTCCACAGCATACGCCATGTGGCGGAGAGGGTCTCGTCTGTGGTCACAGTGCCACGGCCGATGGCGGCCAGGGAATCGATGGCGCCGATTATTTCGGCTAGTTTTTTGGTGTTGGATTGGGTTTTGAGGCCGCGGTCCTGGTCGGCAATGAGGCGAAGCAGGTGGCGCTTGGCTGCGAGCGCCGGAGGTTCCGAGTGGTCCGTCAGGGACGAGCGGGTGACGGTGGAAGTGCTCTTGTAGCATGATGGCTTTGGGGTTTTCAGAGTGTACGTGGCTGGAGGTGAAAGGCAGGCCATGGATTGCTTTATCCACCACAACCTTAAAAATGAATGAATTATCGaattaaaactttttatttttaattacccttaatattttataaaatatattattgaattatcatatttaaaaagtttttgtcaagaaaataccataaaaaatatttattaatattaatatattcatatatccattaaatatttgaaaataaatataaaataaatatataattagatgttaatttttttggataaaGCTACATGTACAATCAATATATCGTATATCGATATTTATATCAATTATATcatgagattttgttattatattgtaatattttttactgAATGTATCATAAGACTTtgatatattgaatttttgtattgactTTTTGTGCTGTAAAAATTGTGATACATATAGcataaactcaaatttttttaaaattcaaatttgaatttgatatcatttgaaaatataaattaaatttaagtgtCTACATTAATTATATCATCTAATTTTATTTTGGTTATGGTTTTGAGTTTTATGTTATTATATTTAAGTATCATTATTCtctatcatattaaataaaatataattttaaatatattattattttttcaactttTAAAATGATATAGCAGTTAATTTTGGTATATTGAATGTCCCTAAATAGCTATTATTATTGTGTATATTAATcttaaatgcaataaaaaaattaacatgttataaaaaataattatatttttaatcaaaatatattcatctaatatatgacaaaaaatttgactttttgaaaataatttatttattgtttaaattttgatagacaaaataatatatgattttttagatatttgtttctattttttttattaataacaattTCACGTACctagataaaataattcaatttaaCGGTAGGATATTGTTATTCTCGTTTAAGTGTCatataaaatgatataaacattttttatatattaattttttataataatatttaaaatttaaatatattcattatattatatcaatcattttaataattatttaaacactaATACTTACTAATTTTAACAATTAATGACATAAAATAGCACTTCGTGCATCGAATGTGTAAAATACTAGTaatatattgtatatatatgatgatgaaattatttgtttaaaaacaaaataaaaatctatcaaaatGTGATAAGTAAAAAagtaatatgattaaataatcTACATAATTAAATAGACAATTTGATTTCTTTTTAACCGAAAAGAATCAATTAtacattataaataaatattgagaaaataaatttttttataaacattttcttttactTCAAAATCATCCaacataaaaactaataatttaaaacctcaaatgaataaaaatttataaatcgtCAACTACAAAATCGTacgtcaattttaaaataattcaaacactaaacttcaaaataaagcaaaaaatcTCTATTAAAACAATCctcaaaatctttattttaaaatcttaaggtaatgcgaaaaataaaagtatttcGGAAGTGTATTGTCATACCTCATCCACTCAAACATCAGCGCCTCCCACAAAATCATCATCGCCTGCGACCATCCAAACCCAGTGAGTCTAATAAATCGGCACGTTCTAGTTATACATATAAAGACATGTGCagctttaaaataattctttaataaaataagttgGCGTAAAAACTcgtaatcatatatcatataataaatcattaaatcataaagTTTTTCATCATCttatatcatttttgggtgaagtttgatcattGAAAGTAACTAGCTGTAATCATATCATcatttggtcgactgatcagtcttagctcaccaagTACCTTGGGCGGGGGGCGTCAGTAACTCTCATCACTGGGCCGtgactaaaaatgaaaatacgatcgtcgggcttccTCTAAgaccttctcccgtaaacgggcccCTCTGTGGTCTTTTTTCACTCACGATATCCCCGAtcgtatcaatttttttatcacaatcaattcacatccttcaaatatttttcttttctttttatttatcaaatatcatGCCctttaaaaatagcatttaacGGGAAAAATCGTATAGCCtttgcatatatcataaaaatatcatattttcatcgtaagcattttgaaaaatcatttaGCATGTATAATGATTCttcaggacactgccagacCTTTAGAACTACTCAAGACgtaaatgaccattttacccatggactccaaaattttcgattttgacATTCTCTTACTTTTCTTGACTCGAGCCTATCCTATAGCATCATATAAGATTatatttgacttctaatatttttcttagacgtaaccCGAGCCTTTCGATTTATTAACTTAATGACTAAACCGTGAAGCGTTTTAAACCCGAATacattcaaaacttaatattttcatcccaaattttaaacataagcttttcatccctaaactaCCCCAGTGAACCACAAACCAACCCCATTGGACCACGAACCAATCCCCGTGAACCACGGTTCGAACCACTTTTCTTTCCTTAGTCAAAACCGAACCCTAACCTCCCTCTACATGTCACGGCTCTACACTAACCCGAGCCACCTTGGACCACGGCTGCACCAAACCATGTCCCGAACCCGAGCCATCCTCCCTAGCTAGACCCTATTAGACCAACCTAGCCAAATAAAATCAGACGCGCGCCCAACCCCATACCGTGAACTTTTTTTGATCACCTAGGACTCGTGCACCGCCTATCATCATCGATCCACGAGTATAGCTTTTCATGGACTCCTCCTAACCTCTAAAACAAGCTGCGCACAGGGCCATGACTATGGCTGGCCGAGCTCTAGTGCAGCAGCCTCTAACCACAGCCCTTCATCCCAAGTAACCCTTAAAAACCCTAACCACTTCGAGCTCTTCCATGCACAACCCCTCGAGCCTCTGTTCAGCAATCGTCTCCTGCTTAAACGAACCTTTTTCTAGCCCTTAAAACTCTCCTAATGGCAGCATGTCCCTTAGAAATCGTAGCGAGACTCAACATGCGTAAAAACTTCAAAAaccatgaaaaatattcatctaatcgtcaaataatttgatcaatataattttcatgcattaaaacataaaacatacataatataaattgaatggtgcaaaaataaaagtttagaaACGCGCCTTTGCATTAAAAACACTCGAATATACGAGTATCATTGCGGGATAGACGGAGGCCAATCGGAGCGACGTTTGCGGCTGTTTTTCTTGCTCGAAAATGACGTAAAACTTTAGGAATACACGTGGTAGTGTGATCGTTGATGGTAGAAGACAAGATGGTGCGAAAAATCCTTGTTTCCTAAGCTTGAGAACAGCACGGCTGTTTGTATGTTTACTATGTGTGTGTGTTACGTGAattgtgtgcgtgagttttctTTTGCGATTAGTTTAGGTTAGTCTATGGTTAAATAAATCTCTAATAAATAATCTAAATATTAGTTAGGTAATTAAATTATCcacaacttttatttaaaatttaaataccatgatcaagataaaactccaatttaaaatatttatatttatattttcaaaaattcccaTTTAAAAAAACCTTAATTCCGCTTAGatactaattaaaaaaattaattaagacataaaaatcattataaaatatttcacaaCAATTTCAAGGATTAATtcctaaattttcaaaaatttacaatttaaacgcttaaaatattttaaatcgtctAATGAATTAAATTCGACTTTAAAATGATAAagttcataaatcatttaaaataaataatttattggcttaaaataaaaatataacttttaatcTTATCACGTTAGTCGACTCCGATCTCATTTCCCTGGTTCGACGtcgaatattcgtctgaaaagaatattcgcctgaaaatctttaaattatgcaATCGAGCAAAATTACAcgattaatcatttagtcacttAAAATTTATCATTCATGCatccaaatttaaaatattttagcaatttaataattttcatgcatgcgatctacgtgtactgatttttagGCGTTAcataaatacatacatatatatagataaatttttatcataaaatcaatttatgtaaatttaCAGAGTCATCTATGAATATAAAGTTGCAGTTTTGTAAGTCAGTACTTGTTCTCACTTATGGTCCTTCTCTATTGGAGTGTTGACATCAGATATGTCAACAATGCATGACACTACAATTGTAATGGTCAATGTCGATTTGTCCATTTTTGGTTTCacgtaattaatttaaaatgtcATGTCAGCATTCtgctaaaataattaatataaatcagAATAATCAACAAGTTACACAAGAAAATGTAACTTGAAAATTTACATAactgaaaatgaaaaattatcaatttactagactaaaattataattttttaacgtTAAATTTGTATGCAATATATGTTTAGGGGACAAAGGATTTTGGTTGTTCTTATGTAAGTTTTCAACTTTAAACTTGAAGAATAAGCATGTTAATGTTTGATTAGCACAAGTAACTCCTAAATAACGTGACCATGAAGCACTTAAGTtctgttataataattatacaATATACGAAAGGAAATaactatttaatattatttgaatatgCTATGTATGAATTACGTGCAAGCATGCATTATGTGAATCCTCGATGATATGCAAATTATGTTGCTTTTGATGACTATTAAAGTAgacacaaaaacttttgtgagacggtctcacggatcaatttcgtgagtcaaatatcttatttgggtcatccatgaaaaaatattagtttttatgctaagagtattactttttattgtgaatatcggtaggattgacccgtctcacaaaaaaattcgtgagaccgtctcacaagagatttaCTCTAAAGTAGAATACGTCTATTGTGATATGAACTCAGATATCAATTCATGAAACAAGTCAATCCGGTCTATATATAGAGTGAAAAGTACTGATAatttttttacgtaaaaaataatatttttttaatgaatttagtCATATAAATCAGTCTCATATGAGTTTTGTGATTAAAGTAAAGAACATACACAATATTGTATCACACGTTAATACaatatttgatatcattttATCTGTCACATTTATCATTACGTACGTTAGTTACTCACCACAATGTACCATATCATTTTGAAACACTTATATAAGaatgaaattgattttttttttttgtgaaatttgtTTGTACAACATTCTTCTTAATTTGTCTGATTATGCATATGAGACagatgaaatatataatatataattactaAAAGTGGATCAATCAAACTAAAAAATGTATTATTCTATCATCCAAACTCATGCAAGCTAAGTGCAAACCAAACACAGTCATTCCTAGAAATGTCAATGCAATGCATCGATCACATTGAAGAAGTCGAAGAAAAAGCAAAAAATAGGCATGCAAAACatagagaataaattcaatagTCTGTCTCGATTATGAATTTTCTATAATTTAAGGGTCCGAAATGCTAATACGAACAACAGCAGTATCCATTTATGGAGTGCGTGGTCCCCAGTGTATAAAAATTCGCCCCGACCATTTCACCTCACTCAACGCTATCGCTATTGTCTTAAGCACAGTCCTGTGTTCTGCGAACCCTAGCTTTCCATTATTCGAgctaaattcactaaaaaaaatcgcagtattgcGAGATTCTGTTCCAAATGATTCCGCTGTCAACGAAATTGTCCGGTCATATTCGGTTTCTCATCCAGAGTTTGGATGACTCCGACTCGGGCTCCGACTTCGAATCAATTTTCCTAGAGCTTTGCGAGGTATGATCACGTTTATGCAGATGCTCTGAGTGTTTTATCGTGTATGGATGAATCGCCCATTGTCGATGTTTCAATTAGGTGATCCAACTCGTTAATCTTTAGTTGGATGAGGTATTGATCTTGCAGTTGAGTGGGATTTAGACGACTGAGTTTTATGTGAGAGTATCAAGCTGTCTTGCTCTTTTTGAATTTGAAGTTGTTTGTTTATTGGCATGAAATGGTGTTTTATGGGgatgatttgtttgattttcGTGTTTAATGTAAAGATATATTCAACATATTTGCAAGAGAAGTGATTGATGTTCGCTTTTATATGATTACTCGTGTGAGTAAACTTACGAAAAATGCTCGTGCTTTCtttgatttcattttattttttcgaaattttacTTGAATGAGATTTGATTACTTTGTATCTCATGATTTGGATTTTAGAGCGAACGGCAGTGAGCTAGTTTTTTTGACACATCTGTTTTGAGAGAATTTGTTTTCATTATGACAAGTGTGGATACTTTTGGGAAAATTCTCAAGCCAAGTTGAAAGACAAACAGAATTCTTGTCCATCATATCTTCGTCTTTGGTCTATATAACCTCAGGTCCAACTGATACATATCTTCTCGAAGTAGTAACGATTTGTCAACAAATTAACCAAAATCAGGAGAATCGGAAAACTAGTTATCGTGACAGCACTTGTTTGTGATGAATTTATTTACTTACAAAAAATCAGTTTGTGATGAATGTTATGATGCGATTTTTGTCTACTTTTTTAGCTTTCTTGGTTGTCATTTTCTAGCGGTATCTTCCAGAAGCAAATGATGATTATCATTCTGCGTTTATTAGTAGTTGTTACAGGTGAAGCCAATGCGCCTCAGAGGGTTTTCAGGCACAACCCTTGCGAAAGGCGTGCGGCCTTTTGCAGGTCGCACATTAAAAATTGAGGCCCACACActcttttctttaaaaataaaaaaccgcTTTGTCAACCCACTTACCTAAAGACCGGaactctttaattaattaattaaccctgCATGCATGTTGGAGTCCTTTTTATTCCTACTTTTGCTCCATGCGACCCCCTTGTGCTTCATGTCGTTGTATTCAAGTCGTGGGCTATCATTCTGACTATGCTACATGTTGCAGTGTACTTCACATGGAATCGAAGGAAGCATATTGCTACTCCAAATCTGTTTGGATCACTTGCATATTTATCAGAAAGATTCGAACAATATGGAGATGCATCCAATATTTGCTTCACTGTTTAAACATATTATGGATAAACCTAATTTCAGTACAGTCTTCTGTCAATCATTGAGTACTGCAACTATAAACGGGGAATATCTGCAGAATCTTTCTGACGGACTGCACTTATTGCCATTAGATAAAATTGGAATGGGCCTTGCTCTGTCTGATTCAGAAAACCTTGAGACCAGAATGTGCGGTTAGTACTTTCTCTGCTTAGCCACCTGGATACGAGCGTTAAAATTATTTGGTTGTGGAAGTGGTCTTGAATCTTAACAACTGAAGATTACAGTAAATAAAGCTGTTGAGCTTAACCTGCTTTTCATTGTGCATTAAAGTAGTTCCATTTTTGTCGATTGTATCGCAGGGAAAAACTTTTGCATGAGTCAGATTGCAGAATTGAGTGCCAATCCCATGGCTTCAGATTCTTCTGAGCTAATTCAGCAAATTCTGGTGTTTCTCAGTCAATCCGAAGGTCTATCTAAGTATGTAGATTCGTTCATGCAAATGTTATCTCTTGTGCAGTTGGAGGAGGGAGCCCAATTTATCTTAGCCCCTTTCCTTTCTGATGAATTGCGTGACGAAAATTTCTTCAGGTACTTTATTTGGGAGACTTGGTGTCAAAACCTCTCATAGCTGATTTGCTAGTGTGTGAGCTGTAAAAACAACCTTTCTCACTTCTCTTGTTTATGTAATGCAGGCATTTGGATTTATTCAACGAAGGCGATGAAGATGATTTTGACGCCATTCTAGCAGAAATGGAGAAGGAAAGTAGCATGGCTGATATGATGAACGAATTAGGCTATGGATGCACTGCCAATGTCTCACAATGCAAAGAAATGTTGTCTTTATTCTTGCCTCTTTCTGATGTCACTATTGCGAAGATACTTGGTACAATTGCCCGAACTTACGCAGGTCTTGATGACAGTCAAAATGTGTTTTCTACATTTTGTTCCGCGCTTGGGGTTAGTATTGGTTTGGAGCAACCGTCTCTGAACTCTTGGAATGTAGATGTACTAGTGGATTCAATAAAGCAGCTCGTAAGTTCTGTACTATGTTTCACATCAGTGTAGTGTATTTAATTGATTCATCGCATGGTTTTTAGTTCTAATTTTTGTCACAGTCTCCTGGAATTAACTGGATAAATGTCATGGAGAAGCTGGATCACGAGAATTTTTATATCCCTAATGAGACAGCATTTTCCTTTTTTATGTCCGTGTATAAATATGCATGCCAGGTATGCCTCCTCACTTGTCTTACTGTTTTTGATTCCCATCTTCCATGTGAAATCAAACAATACTATCTTTATGAAGTTGATGCTCTTTCGTGAAATATTCATTTGTTTTGCTAAACACAAGGTTCACATGTATGGATATATAGCATCTTTTCAGCGTAGAAGATCCCTTTTTACTCACTACGAGAAATGTTTATAATCGCCTTTACAAAAAGgaaacaataaaactaaaatcaaaCCCACTCTGAATCCTAACCAACTATGATTTACGTGTAACTTGATTTTTCAGGATCCATTTCCTCTTCATGCCATTTGTGGCTTTATTTGGAAGAATGTCGAGGGTCAGCTATCATTCTTAAAGTATGCCATCTCAATGCCACCTGAAGTGTTTACATTTGCACATTCTGAGAGGCAAATGGTATCTTTTCTTTAGTATCCAGTTACTACATGCCACGTATTCTTTACTTTTTCT
Proteins encoded:
- the LOC140959809 gene encoding probable plastid-lipid-associated protein 11, chloroplastic translates to MACLSPPATYTLKTPKPSCYKSTSTVTRSSLTDHSEPPALAAKRHLLRLIADQDRGLKTQSNTKKLAEIIGAIDSLAAIGRGTVTTDETLSATWRMLWTTEKEQLFIIKNARVFGTAAGDVLQVIDTAGKSLNNVITFPPDGVFFVRSDIQIASPQRVNFQFTSAVLRGKGWEFPLPPFGQGWFESYYMDDEIRVVKDIRQDYLVVERAPYSWKE